The Panicum virgatum strain AP13 chromosome 6K, P.virgatum_v5, whole genome shotgun sequence nucleotide sequence AGAAGTTCACCTTATCACTTTCCAAAATATGGATGCTATGCAAGTACCATTAATTAGCAAAGCTACAGCAACAtaaattactccctccgtcccaaattattagtcattttctCATTTCTAGGTGCATAATTTttgttatgcatctagatatatgttattatgtctaggtgcatagtaaaatctatgtatctagaaaagccaaaacaattaataatttgggatggagggcGTATTTGGCATCAAAGACCATATAAAAGAAGGATATCAGCATGAAGGTAGAATGGCAATGCCATAAAGCAGGTAAGCAGAGACAGTCATATGCACAAGCCAGAATAAGGAGGACAAAAGTTGGAACTGTTCCAAATTATCAAGAGGATAAAAATAATCAGTTACCACTTACCACAGTAGGAAATGCCAAAATGGCAGTTTATGTAAACTCATAATTGTCATCAGTGCCACATGGTAGAAGGAATACATCTAAACATAATGTGATAGCTTAGCTCTACTTAGTGCGACAAGTTAAAGACACATGTCTAGATGAACAATTTGGCAATTCAACTTATATAGAATTGACAAACCATActtcctttttttccttttgaaaaAAGGGAACATATAGAAAAGTAGTGACAAAAAGAGGAAAGTCTGAAATAAAGTGAGCATGTGCaaagaatccagaaaaaaaatataCGAGAACATATTCTGAGAATAAAATAAGAATAAACAATTGACAAGTTCAAATGCAATACCTCCCCAGCTTGAACTGTAATAACATGAGGAGTAAATCCAACTCCTGATGACCCTGCAAGATGACTTTATATAAGGGCTAGTTACTTCAATCACCAAGCAAAAAGGGAGTCAATGTATTAATGTATTTTTAGCTTAGATAGTTAGAATAAACAGCACGCCCAATTCAGCAGAGAAATAACCAAATGTCACACATTCTTAATTGTACACCGAAATATTTGAAAAGAAACAAGGTCATCCAGAATTTATAGTTTTGTGTAGTGAATTGATAAAAAGCCAGTAAGGTAAATCCCCTAATACATCCTCCATTTGAAACTCTTACTATGAAGCACATCCAACCTCTAAAGCAACGCAATGAGCACTTGAACCAGTTTGAAGAAAATTTTATTCCGATATTACATTCAATGACGAAACTACCCATAAGGAAATGTGAACAGATTTTTCTCCAGTGCCTACTAATCTTGAGCGTGAAACCATACCAAAACATTAAGAAAAACGAAATGATAGAAGTAGAAATTTTACCAAGGGCACCCATGCGCGGCTTGTTGGTAGAACCCTTGGGCCGGCCCCGCTTCTTCACTCCATCCGGCGACACCCCCAGCACAGAGTTCGCCGGATTCGGCCCCGCCAGTGAGAAAGGCCCGGAAGAACCCTGCCCCATCGCCGGTGACCCTGTAGCCGACGATGCAGGCACCAATGCCAGCGACATGGACCCGTCGGGTCCGTACTTCCTTGGCCGCCCACGCTTCTTCTTGGCCACTGGCTCACTTATGCCCGGCGACGCCATGGCGCCATTGCCTCCAGTGGCCGCCGCAGTGGACATGCTAGGCCCGTGGACCGCGACCTGCGGCTGGTAAGACGGCGGCGCTGCCGAGGTTACCGGGGCGAAGACAGGGGTGCCGTCTGCGGTGTGCGCCATGCGCACGCTCTGCATGGccgcggacgccggcggcgccggcgggctctTGGGCATGCCAAACAGATCCCTGCCTGCCATCAGCCCTTGCTCAGACCTCACCTCCATGGCGGAGGAGCACTCGTTTCTTGGACTATAACTGAAAGCTGCCAGCTTTAATCAGCGGCACGAGCTCACGAGTGCTCAACTGAGGTCAGGACTACGGATTGTGAATCTGTAAAAAAACCCATAAAACCCTTTCAGTGCTCAAGTACAAGATCTTTCTCGCGACGAACACGCAGTTTTACCACAGAAGCAAATTTCtcgaagaaaaggaagatgaaaaTAGGtagaaatgaaaaagaaaaataaattacTGGAAAAATGGGAGATAAAAATAGGCGAAGGAAATGGTAAAAGGTCCAAGAAAAGGTAGGTTTAAGAGCCAAATTTGGGTCAGGATTTAGCCAACAAAGCACAGAAGCTGCAGATCCCCATTTTTGCCCGGATTTCGCAGGCAAAAAACCCAACAAATCACCGGAATTTCGGACCCGGCAGTTCCAAACGAAGAAAAATACCTGAGCTGAAAAGGGATTAGGAAAAACAAGAAGCTACCACAGTTCCAGACTGGAAGCTCATGAGGTAGGAGAAGACATCGCAGGGTCACACTAGCTGACTTGCACCACACAGGGAGATGAACAGATTAGGGAGATTTCAGCTAATGGCCTCCAATTTATCTCTccttttttcctcttttcttgACCTCTCTAGTTCACACGGGCTCCTTCGTTTTCGCAATTAACAAAAATGTTTTTTTCGGGGGAAAAGGAAAATAGGCAGCCGGTAAGTAAAGCACGCCGAAATTGCCTCGGGAGAATTTATATAATTGCTGTAGCAGATAAGAAGGGGAATCGGAGTAGATGGATCACGGATGCGGCGGTCTACCCCATTTGACCCCAGCACTTGGGCAATTTACTTTGAGATCCCCCTCAAGCTCAAGTGATTTTCTGTGCTTTTTATGCCTGTTTGGTTTACACTGGCCCCTGAACCACAGCTATTTCACCAATCATTTTCCCTGCAAGCAACCAACTGGGACGCAAAGCTTAGAACATGATGTTGCCTTTGGACTAATTGctgcaaaaacttgcaacttgTGGTCTCCTTGATTGTGAAATGAGCAATTTATATAGAGTTTTAGATTTTTCCAGTAGCTTATTTAGTAGCTCGTCCATGAGAACAGGTGTGTTAAACTTGCAATTATTCTTGTGCTGAATTTTGAGTACAGAAAATACGGTGTtttgatgaagaagaatactTCATAGCAGTTCTAACTTTTTTACTATCAGAATATAATGTTGCACTTTTTCATAGAACTATGCCTTTgctaaggatggcaacgggtcgggtttgGATCGGATGGTGTGTCTGGGCACCCAAAACCAAAACCCGAATTTAAAATCCAAACCAACACCGATTCGAGTAAAAATCCTTTCTCAAAATCAAATCCGCGGACACCCGAAATCCGATTGATACCCGAAACTCGTTTTATATGGCCATATAGTAAGAGCAATAAGTACTTCTGATTATACATATATAGTTATATACATGATATATATAATATTCACACATATAAAACAAGAGGcaataaatagtaaataattttctaagtcaatttagaataaatttgatagtttaaataaataaatgtatTATTAAGTATACTATATAACATGAGTTTTTATTTGAAACAGATATCCATTGGGTATCCACGGGTGAAAAACCAAACCGTAACCCAAACTCGAAAACCGTGGGTGAAAAATCATCCTTGAATCCAAACCCGCTAGACTTGAAAACAACAAATATCCGATCCGAACCcgccccgttgccatccctagccTTTGCTCTTTGCGTGGTCGTGCAATAGCTGTATTGTCGATTACTTGGCGCTCATTTTTTCCTTCTTCTACCTacctcttctctttttcttccttctcctcctcgggtccttttatttttttttctctttttcatctATGATTAAAAATTATTATAGAGCTTTGTGGGGGCTCCATAGGCTGCATGGGGTATGGGGGC carries:
- the LOC120712828 gene encoding AT-hook motif nuclear-localized protein 10-like, whose product is MEVRSEQGLMAGRDLFGMPKSPPAPPASAAMQSVRMAHTADGTPVFAPVTSAAPPSYQPQVAVHGPSMSTAAATGGNGAMASPGISEPVAKKKRGRPRKYGPDGSMSLALVPASSATGSPAMGQGSSGPFSLAGPNPANSVLGVSPDGVKKRGRPKGSTNKPRMGALGSSGVGFTPHVITVQAGEDVSSKIMSFSLHGTRAVCVLSANGAISNVTLRQTATSGGTVTYEGRFEILSLSGSFLLIENGGQRSRTGGLSVSLAGPDGRLLGGGVAGLLIAASPIQIVLGSFSSESKKEPKQHAPSDPASAPLKVAPTTSMGPNSPPSRGTLSESSGGAGSPPPLHQGMAASNSNQPPIMSSMPWK